Proteins found in one Takifugu rubripes chromosome 15, fTakRub1.2, whole genome shotgun sequence genomic segment:
- the LOC101069223 gene encoding rho guanine nucleotide exchange factor 12-like isoform X2, whose protein sequence is MSQSTLTDRTPNILNKDPTDNKPKHEKPSSPLKHEFDPTGLVQRCVIIQRDKNGFGLTVSGDNPVFVQLVKENGAAMRAGVQTGDRIIKVNGTLVTCSNHMEVVKLIKSGSYVALTVLGRPPGLPLQDEEEPEDTDVMEEGELSSSLPTSPALSARQQSSLEGTGLQHDGINYESPEGSEDKTSHCQNVDVIQKMLNQEHHELQDGAMRSRSSETEDGAVGAQTSTSGADSCNDGTPTTNACSMHGSLLPESLDKGETPCQSGDITLRPSADGEDAPETETGAQFLIPPHPLNPQIIGAEDDYFDSQQEQINGECSSFQSVDLLKSRPAHLAVFLHHVISQFDPAPVLCYLYADMHKHANSKESRRFFMEFHSLFLDRTANLKVPLPETIASELEKRRLELLPEDLCRQFTQTLQEMLLPDLHRHLEDFRQKRSMGLTLAEDELSRLDAEPGKEVLDRECSCAEHILSKIEDILSASQPTEEEKCQTMQYVILTYMKQLGVKVKEPRGLEHKRARINFLPKIKKSIKPEKEGEEKVKKPRFHNILNPPRRLSRVDSTSVGKAVALNKQRSPKHPSPPADHADCSAATAGRVTGNQLSDGSDTSSQFSPSTTSPTHSTPPTQGSDTSGQDSDSNISPFCIQLKMGEGLQSGDHQEGISSSTCTQFDFSPTNLEQLQEDDQETFITRMEVQCSVSPAEVHSEDDQGGEMECEEDRQNWQSLVSPGVLAGLTPQEIKRQEVINELFYTERAHLRTLKVLDSVFYQRLKGDGILPPEDIKLIFINLEEIIQLHVSVTEQMLVTRKRNETSVIGQIADDLLAWFGGEEEEKIKSAVGTFCSNMPSALELIKSKKKKDQRFSLFMQAAERNRLCRRLQLKDIIPVEMLRFTKYPLLLDNIAKYTEDDEEKEKVKKAAECCKKILYHVNQAVKEAENRRRLMDYQRRLDISSLKQSENPIILELKNLDLTKRTMVHEGPLSWRVNKDKRIELYAILLEDILVLLQKQDERLVLKFHGKNQASAADAKNIFSPVIKLNTVLVRPVATDNKSFFVLSMSENGAQIYKLTAQSVSDQRTWQCLITQCADAMKAKSDKNKPPPAQADTEGNAIDIIKQDMKISGDPGSALSGSVCLSGVCYCTYKGSTSSPDDSVPPSLNPFDGLKSEDEEEEPVMVSIQEVAEEEGDEEVDEAELEAFLDGQLADGLIFLQDQEQNQEPRTICELPSKGEEALRTLAMLKQALFSHMLRNSEDLRASEGPSADPDTQKNHLQVPPEHPEMLEGNGEFLVLDFGGGSKESNTDDDMEVEGDIDMRRLLSSSQLGDEGSGPDLSRQLMTHLRLLQADLQYLKEVELKYHQLCQSQSEAATTEDNNNQDGVQR, encoded by the exons CCGGTTCGTATGTCGCCCTGACGGTACTGGGGAGGCCACCAGGACTCCCCCTGCAGGATGAGGAAGAGCCCGAGGACAcggatgtgatggaggagggagagctcagctcctctctgcccaCCTCGCCTGCACTATCGGCCCGCCAGCAGAGCAGCCTAGAGGGCACCGGTCTCCAGCATGACGGGATCAACTATGAATCGCCTGAAGGG TCCGAGGACAAAACTTCTCACTGTCAGAATGTTGACGTGATCCAGAAGATGTTAAACCAGGAGCACCACGAACTGCAG GATGGtgccatgcggtccaggagcaGTGAGACGGAGGACGGGGCTGTTGGGGCTCAGACATCAACGTCGGGGGCCGACAGCTGTAATGATGGGACCCCGACCACCAATGCCTGCTCT ATGCATGGAAGCCTCCTCCCTGAAAGTCTTGACAAAGGAGAGACGCCCTGTCAGAGTGGTGACATCACCCTCCGTCCATCAGCCGACGGCGAGGACGCTCCAGAAACG GAAACCGGCGCTCAGTTCCTCATCCCTCCACACCCCCTCAACCCACAGATCATTGGAGCTGAGGACGACTACTTCGACTCTCAGCAAGAGCAG ATTAATGGAGAATGCAGCTCATTTCAGAGTGTGGACTTGCTGAAGTCTCGGCCGGCTCACCTGGCAGTTTTCCTCCATCACGTCATCTCGCAGTTTGATCCTGCACCAGTG CTCTGTTATCTCTATGCTGACATGCACAAACACGCCAATTCCAAAGAAAGCCGACGTTTTTTCATGGAATTTCATTCACTATTTTTGGATCGAACAGCG AATCTCAAAGTACCCCTCCCAGAGACGATCGCTTCCGAGTTGG AGAAACGCAGGTTGGAGTTGCTCCCGGAGGATCTCTGCAGGCAGTTCACGCAGACGTTACAGGAAATGCTGCTGCCAGACCTGCACAGGCACCTGGAAGATTTCAG acagaagcgCAGCATGGGTCTGACTCTGGCTGAGGACGAGCTCTCCAGGCTGGACGCTGAGCCGGGAAAAGAGGTCTTAGACAGGGAATGTTCCTGTGCCGAACACATTCTCTCCAAGATAGAGGATATTCT GTCGGCCTCGCAACCCACAGAAGAGGAGAAGTG CCAAACGATGCAGTACGTGATTCTCACCTACATGAAGCAACTCGGGGTTAAAGTGAAGGAGCCGCGTGGCCTGGAACATAAACGAGCTCGCATTAATTTCCTGCCCAAAATTAAG AAGAGCATCAAACCTGAAAaagaaggtgaagagaaggtgaAAAAGCCTCGATTTCACAACATCCTGAACCCACCGCGCCGTCTCAGCCGAGTGGACTCCACATCAG tTGGTAAAGCTGTAGCGCTGAACAAGCAGCGCTCGCCAAAGCATCCGTCTCCACCCGCTGACCACGCCGACTGTTCCGCTGCCACCGCTGGACGGGTCACTGGAAACCAGCTGAGTGACGGATCAGACACCAGCAGCCAGttttccccctccaccacctccccaaCACACAGCACACCCCCCACTCAGGGCTCCGACACCAGTGGGCAGGACTCTGACTCCA ACATTTCTCCGTTCTGTATCCAGCTCAAAATGGGTGAAGGTCTGCAGTCTGGAGACCATCAGGAGGGAAtctccagctccacctgcaCGCAGTTCGACTTCAGCCCCACcaacctggagcagctgcaggaggacgaTCAAGAGACCTttat CACCAGGATGGAGGTTCAGTGTTCAGTGAGTCCAGCTGAGGTCCACAGTGAAGACGACCAGGGTGGCGAGATGGAGTGTGAGGAAGACCGTCAGAACTGGCAGAGTCTGGTCAGCCCCGGCGTTTTAGCAGGCCTCACGCCACAAGAAATCAAACGGCAGGAAGTCATCAACG aGCTCTTTTACACTGAACGGGCTCACCTGAGGACGCTGAAGGTGCTGGACAGTGTTTTCTACCAGAGGCTGAAAGGAGACGGCATCCTCCCTCCCGAAGATATTAAGCTCATTTTTATAAACCTGGAGGAAATTATTCAGCTGCACG TTTCCGTTACAGAACAGATGCTGGTGACCAGGAAGAGGAACGAGACATCAGTGATTGGGCAGATTGCAGATGATCTCCTAGCTTGG TTtggtggtgaggaagaggagaagataaAGAGCGCAGTAGGAACTTTCTGCAGTAACATGCCGTCTGCACTGGAGCTCATCAAGAGtaagaagaagaaagatcagAGGTTCTCCCTTTTCATGCAG GCAGCTGAGAGAAACCGTCTGTGTCGCcggctgcagctgaaggacatCATTCCCGTGGAGATGCTGAGATTCACAAAGTACCCACTGCTGCTGGACAACATCGCCAAGTACACAG aagatgatgaggagaaggaaaaagtgAAGAAAGCGGCAGAATGCTGCAAGAAGATCCTGTACCATGTGAACCAGGCAGTTAAAGAGGCCGAGAACAGACGG AGGTTGATGGATTATCAGAGGAGGTTAGACATCTCGTCCCTCAAGCAGAGTGAGAACCCCATCATCTTGGAGCTGAAG AATCTGGACCTGACCAAAAGAACTATGGTGCATGAGGGACCTCTTTCGTGGAGAGTCAATAAGGACAAGAGAATCG AGCTCTACGCGATCCTCCTGGAAGACattctggtcctgctccagaAGCAGGATGAGCGTCTCGTCCTCAAGTTCCACGGCAAGAACCAGGCCAGCGCTGCTGACGCCAAGAACATTTTCAGCCCGGTCATCAAACTCAACACCGTCCTGGTTCGTCCAGTGGCCACTG ACAACAAGTCTTTCTTCGTGCTGTCCATGTCTGAAAACGGTGCTCAAATCTACAAGCTGACGGCTCAGTCGGTGTCTGATCAGAGAAC GTGGCAGTGTCTGATCACACAGTGTGCCGACGCCATGAAGGCAAAGTCCGACAAAAACAAGCCACCGCCGGCTCAGGCCGA CACCGAGGGCAACGCCATTGACATCATCAAACAGGATATGAAGATTAGCGGCGACCCCGGCAGCGCACTGAGCGGATCCGTGTGTTTGTCAGGTGTCTGTTATTGCACTT ATAAAGGATCAACCTCATCTCCAGATGATTCGGTTCCACCAAGCTTGAACCCGTTTGATGGGCTGAAGtcagaggacgaggaagaggagccggtTATGGTCAGCATCCAGGAAGTtgcagaagaggagggtgatgaagaggtgGATGAAGCTGAACTGGAGGCCTTCCTGGATGGACAGCTGGCCGACGGTCTGATCTTCCTGCAGGACCAAGAACAAAACCAAGAGCCAAGAACAATTTGTGAGCTGCCTTCTAAAGGCGAAGAGGCTCTCAGGACAT TGGCGATGCTCAAGCAGGCTCTGTTCAGCCACATGCTGAGGAACTCTGAAGACCTGAGGGCCTCTGAGGGACCATCAGCTGACCCAGACACGCAGAAAAACCACCTTCAGGTGCCCCCAGAACATCCAGAGATGCTTGAAGGAAACG GTGAGTTCCTGGTTCTAGATTTTGGCGGAGGCTCTAAGGAGAGCAACACCGATGACGACATGGAGGTCGAAGGGGACATTGACATGAGGAGGCTCTTATCCTCCTCTCAGCTCGGGGATGAAGGCTCCGGCCCCGACCTCAGCAGACAGCTGATGACTCACCTGCGCCTCCTACAGGCCGACCTGCAGTACCTGAAA GAGGTGGAGCTTAAGTATCACCAGCTGTGTCAGTCGCAGAGTGAGGCCGCTACCACGGAGGACAACAACAATCAAG ACGGGGTTCAACGATGA
- the LOC101069223 gene encoding rho guanine nucleotide exchange factor 12-like isoform X1 produces MSQSTLTDRTPNILNKDPTDNKPKHEKPSSPLKHEFDPTGLVQRCVIIQRDKNGFGLTVSGDNPVFVQLVKENGAAMRAGVQTGDRIIKVNGTLVTCSNHMEVVKLIKSGSYVALTVLGRPPGLPLQDEEEPEDTDVMEEGELSSSLPTSPALSARQQSSLEGTGLQHDGINYESPEGSEDKTSHCQNVDVIQKMLNQEHHELQDGAMRSRSSETEDGAVGAQTSTSGADSCNDGTPTTNACSMHGSLLPESLDKGETPCQSGDITLRPSADGEDAPETETGAQFLIPPHPLNPQIIGAEDDYFDSQQEQINGECSSFQSVDLLKSRPAHLAVFLHHVISQFDPAPVLCYLYADMHKHANSKESRRFFMEFHSLFLDRTANLKVPLPETIASELEKRRLELLPEDLCRQFTQTLQEMLLPDLHRHLEDFRQKRSMGLTLAEDELSRLDAEPGKEVLDRECSCAEHILSKIEDILSASQPTEEEKCQTMQYVILTYMKQLGVKVKEPRGLEHKRARINFLPKIKKSIKPEKEGEEKVKKPRFHNILNPPRRLSRVDSTSVGKAVALNKQRSPKHPSPPADHADCSAATAGRVTGNQLSDGSDTSSQFSPSTTSPTHSTPPTQGSDTSGQDSDSNISPFCIQLKMGEGLQSGDHQEGISSSTCTQFDFSPTNLEQLQEDDQETFMCVTRMEVQCSVSPAEVHSEDDQGGEMECEEDRQNWQSLVSPGVLAGLTPQEIKRQEVINELFYTERAHLRTLKVLDSVFYQRLKGDGILPPEDIKLIFINLEEIIQLHVSVTEQMLVTRKRNETSVIGQIADDLLAWFGGEEEEKIKSAVGTFCSNMPSALELIKSKKKKDQRFSLFMQAAERNRLCRRLQLKDIIPVEMLRFTKYPLLLDNIAKYTEDDEEKEKVKKAAECCKKILYHVNQAVKEAENRRRLMDYQRRLDISSLKQSENPIILELKNLDLTKRTMVHEGPLSWRVNKDKRIELYAILLEDILVLLQKQDERLVLKFHGKNQASAADAKNIFSPVIKLNTVLVRPVATDNKSFFVLSMSENGAQIYKLTAQSVSDQRTWQCLITQCADAMKAKSDKNKPPPAQADTEGNAIDIIKQDMKISGDPGSALSGSVCLSGVCYCTYKGSTSSPDDSVPPSLNPFDGLKSEDEEEEPVMVSIQEVAEEEGDEEVDEAELEAFLDGQLADGLIFLQDQEQNQEPRTICELPSKGEEALRTLAMLKQALFSHMLRNSEDLRASEGPSADPDTQKNHLQVPPEHPEMLEGNGEFLVLDFGGGSKESNTDDDMEVEGDIDMRRLLSSSQLGDEGSGPDLSRQLMTHLRLLQADLQYLKEVELKYHQLCQSQSEAATTEDNNNQDGVQR; encoded by the exons CCGGTTCGTATGTCGCCCTGACGGTACTGGGGAGGCCACCAGGACTCCCCCTGCAGGATGAGGAAGAGCCCGAGGACAcggatgtgatggaggagggagagctcagctcctctctgcccaCCTCGCCTGCACTATCGGCCCGCCAGCAGAGCAGCCTAGAGGGCACCGGTCTCCAGCATGACGGGATCAACTATGAATCGCCTGAAGGG TCCGAGGACAAAACTTCTCACTGTCAGAATGTTGACGTGATCCAGAAGATGTTAAACCAGGAGCACCACGAACTGCAG GATGGtgccatgcggtccaggagcaGTGAGACGGAGGACGGGGCTGTTGGGGCTCAGACATCAACGTCGGGGGCCGACAGCTGTAATGATGGGACCCCGACCACCAATGCCTGCTCT ATGCATGGAAGCCTCCTCCCTGAAAGTCTTGACAAAGGAGAGACGCCCTGTCAGAGTGGTGACATCACCCTCCGTCCATCAGCCGACGGCGAGGACGCTCCAGAAACG GAAACCGGCGCTCAGTTCCTCATCCCTCCACACCCCCTCAACCCACAGATCATTGGAGCTGAGGACGACTACTTCGACTCTCAGCAAGAGCAG ATTAATGGAGAATGCAGCTCATTTCAGAGTGTGGACTTGCTGAAGTCTCGGCCGGCTCACCTGGCAGTTTTCCTCCATCACGTCATCTCGCAGTTTGATCCTGCACCAGTG CTCTGTTATCTCTATGCTGACATGCACAAACACGCCAATTCCAAAGAAAGCCGACGTTTTTTCATGGAATTTCATTCACTATTTTTGGATCGAACAGCG AATCTCAAAGTACCCCTCCCAGAGACGATCGCTTCCGAGTTGG AGAAACGCAGGTTGGAGTTGCTCCCGGAGGATCTCTGCAGGCAGTTCACGCAGACGTTACAGGAAATGCTGCTGCCAGACCTGCACAGGCACCTGGAAGATTTCAG acagaagcgCAGCATGGGTCTGACTCTGGCTGAGGACGAGCTCTCCAGGCTGGACGCTGAGCCGGGAAAAGAGGTCTTAGACAGGGAATGTTCCTGTGCCGAACACATTCTCTCCAAGATAGAGGATATTCT GTCGGCCTCGCAACCCACAGAAGAGGAGAAGTG CCAAACGATGCAGTACGTGATTCTCACCTACATGAAGCAACTCGGGGTTAAAGTGAAGGAGCCGCGTGGCCTGGAACATAAACGAGCTCGCATTAATTTCCTGCCCAAAATTAAG AAGAGCATCAAACCTGAAAaagaaggtgaagagaaggtgaAAAAGCCTCGATTTCACAACATCCTGAACCCACCGCGCCGTCTCAGCCGAGTGGACTCCACATCAG tTGGTAAAGCTGTAGCGCTGAACAAGCAGCGCTCGCCAAAGCATCCGTCTCCACCCGCTGACCACGCCGACTGTTCCGCTGCCACCGCTGGACGGGTCACTGGAAACCAGCTGAGTGACGGATCAGACACCAGCAGCCAGttttccccctccaccacctccccaaCACACAGCACACCCCCCACTCAGGGCTCCGACACCAGTGGGCAGGACTCTGACTCCA ACATTTCTCCGTTCTGTATCCAGCTCAAAATGGGTGAAGGTCTGCAGTCTGGAGACCATCAGGAGGGAAtctccagctccacctgcaCGCAGTTCGACTTCAGCCCCACcaacctggagcagctgcaggaggacgaTCAAGAGACCTttatgtgcgt CACCAGGATGGAGGTTCAGTGTTCAGTGAGTCCAGCTGAGGTCCACAGTGAAGACGACCAGGGTGGCGAGATGGAGTGTGAGGAAGACCGTCAGAACTGGCAGAGTCTGGTCAGCCCCGGCGTTTTAGCAGGCCTCACGCCACAAGAAATCAAACGGCAGGAAGTCATCAACG aGCTCTTTTACACTGAACGGGCTCACCTGAGGACGCTGAAGGTGCTGGACAGTGTTTTCTACCAGAGGCTGAAAGGAGACGGCATCCTCCCTCCCGAAGATATTAAGCTCATTTTTATAAACCTGGAGGAAATTATTCAGCTGCACG TTTCCGTTACAGAACAGATGCTGGTGACCAGGAAGAGGAACGAGACATCAGTGATTGGGCAGATTGCAGATGATCTCCTAGCTTGG TTtggtggtgaggaagaggagaagataaAGAGCGCAGTAGGAACTTTCTGCAGTAACATGCCGTCTGCACTGGAGCTCATCAAGAGtaagaagaagaaagatcagAGGTTCTCCCTTTTCATGCAG GCAGCTGAGAGAAACCGTCTGTGTCGCcggctgcagctgaaggacatCATTCCCGTGGAGATGCTGAGATTCACAAAGTACCCACTGCTGCTGGACAACATCGCCAAGTACACAG aagatgatgaggagaaggaaaaagtgAAGAAAGCGGCAGAATGCTGCAAGAAGATCCTGTACCATGTGAACCAGGCAGTTAAAGAGGCCGAGAACAGACGG AGGTTGATGGATTATCAGAGGAGGTTAGACATCTCGTCCCTCAAGCAGAGTGAGAACCCCATCATCTTGGAGCTGAAG AATCTGGACCTGACCAAAAGAACTATGGTGCATGAGGGACCTCTTTCGTGGAGAGTCAATAAGGACAAGAGAATCG AGCTCTACGCGATCCTCCTGGAAGACattctggtcctgctccagaAGCAGGATGAGCGTCTCGTCCTCAAGTTCCACGGCAAGAACCAGGCCAGCGCTGCTGACGCCAAGAACATTTTCAGCCCGGTCATCAAACTCAACACCGTCCTGGTTCGTCCAGTGGCCACTG ACAACAAGTCTTTCTTCGTGCTGTCCATGTCTGAAAACGGTGCTCAAATCTACAAGCTGACGGCTCAGTCGGTGTCTGATCAGAGAAC GTGGCAGTGTCTGATCACACAGTGTGCCGACGCCATGAAGGCAAAGTCCGACAAAAACAAGCCACCGCCGGCTCAGGCCGA CACCGAGGGCAACGCCATTGACATCATCAAACAGGATATGAAGATTAGCGGCGACCCCGGCAGCGCACTGAGCGGATCCGTGTGTTTGTCAGGTGTCTGTTATTGCACTT ATAAAGGATCAACCTCATCTCCAGATGATTCGGTTCCACCAAGCTTGAACCCGTTTGATGGGCTGAAGtcagaggacgaggaagaggagccggtTATGGTCAGCATCCAGGAAGTtgcagaagaggagggtgatgaagaggtgGATGAAGCTGAACTGGAGGCCTTCCTGGATGGACAGCTGGCCGACGGTCTGATCTTCCTGCAGGACCAAGAACAAAACCAAGAGCCAAGAACAATTTGTGAGCTGCCTTCTAAAGGCGAAGAGGCTCTCAGGACAT TGGCGATGCTCAAGCAGGCTCTGTTCAGCCACATGCTGAGGAACTCTGAAGACCTGAGGGCCTCTGAGGGACCATCAGCTGACCCAGACACGCAGAAAAACCACCTTCAGGTGCCCCCAGAACATCCAGAGATGCTTGAAGGAAACG GTGAGTTCCTGGTTCTAGATTTTGGCGGAGGCTCTAAGGAGAGCAACACCGATGACGACATGGAGGTCGAAGGGGACATTGACATGAGGAGGCTCTTATCCTCCTCTCAGCTCGGGGATGAAGGCTCCGGCCCCGACCTCAGCAGACAGCTGATGACTCACCTGCGCCTCCTACAGGCCGACCTGCAGTACCTGAAA GAGGTGGAGCTTAAGTATCACCAGCTGTGTCAGTCGCAGAGTGAGGCCGCTACCACGGAGGACAACAACAATCAAG ACGGGGTTCAACGATGA